GACTGAAAAGCCAAAGTTTATATTGATATTTCAGCCAAAATTACATATAATTTATTTAAAAACAAGAAATACTAATTTCAAAAGGGAGGATGCCGAATGAAATCAAGTGAGCAAATAGCTGAAGAATGGGGTCTCTCAAAGATTACAATAAATGACTTGTGTAACAAAGGAAAAATTCTGGGTGCTGTTAAACAAGGAAGAAAATGGCTTGTTCCCGATGATGCGGTAAGACCTGCGGACGGCCGTGTCTCTTCCGGCAAATATGCCAAGAAAAAGGATGGTAAAACAAGACCTTTGCCAATAGGAGTTTCAGATTACGTCCGCGCACAGAGCGAATATTATTATGTAGATAAGACTTTGTTGATTAAGGAATTTCTGGATCAGAAGCCTTTAGTTTCTTTGTTTGCAAGACCAAGACGTTTTGGAAAGACATTGAATATGGATATGCTCCGTGTATTCTTTGAGATTTCTGCCGAGGATACGAGCAAATACTTTGTAGACAAAGCAATTTGGAAATGTGGAGAAGAGTATCGTAAGCACCAGGGAAAATATCCGGTTATCTTTTTGACTTTTAAGGATGTGAAATATGATTCCTGGGAATCTACGGTGGCTAAGATTCGTGGACTCCTACAGAACGAGTTTGGAAGACATCAGGAGCTGTTAAGCAGTAGCGAGCTGGCAGAGTATGAGAAGGCATATTTTTCTAAAGTGTTGAATGGAGAAGCGTCTGCGGTAGAAATGTCAGAGGCGCTTGAAAAATTGTCGCAGATGCTTGCGGCACATTACGGCAAGGCCCCGATTATTATTATTGATGAATACGATACACCAATACAGGAAGGATACTCAAAGGATTTCTATGATGAAATCATTGGCTTTATGAGAAACTTCTTCTCGGGAGCCTTTAAAGATAATAAAAATATAACCTATGGATTTCTTACGGGAATACTTCGTATTGCACAGGAGAGTATTTTTAGTGGGTTAAATAATCTGACCGTAAATTCAGTAATGGACGATGAATATGATGAGTTCTTCGGTTTTACTTCTTCGGAAGTAAGAAAGATGCTTGAATATTATGGTGTTGCAGATAAAGAGGATGAGCTTAAAGATTGGTACGATGGTTATCTGTTTGGTAGTACAGAGATTTATAATCCATGGTCTGTGATTAATTACATTTCAAGAGGCTGTATTCCACAGGCGTACTGGGTTAATACCGGAAAAAATGAAGTGCTGGAGGATGTACTCACCATTGCTACGGACGATATCACAGAGAGGTTATATGCGTTGCTGCGAGGAGAGAAAGTAGTCGCCAGAATTGATCAGAATGTGGTATACAGATCGCTGGCCGAAGATCCTGCAAATATTTATAGTCTGTTATTAGTAGCCGGATATCTTAAGACGCCGAAGAAGGAATTGCAGGCGGATGGTGCTTATTTGTGCGAAGTATCTATTCCAAATAGAGAAATAGCTTCTGTTTATAAGAGCGAGATATTATCACACTTGATGCAAATTGGTG
The nucleotide sequence above comes from Variimorphobacter saccharofermentans. Encoded proteins:
- a CDS encoding AAA family ATPase; the protein is MKSSEQIAEEWGLSKITINDLCNKGKILGAVKQGRKWLVPDDAVRPADGRVSSGKYAKKKDGKTRPLPIGVSDYVRAQSEYYYVDKTLLIKEFLDQKPLVSLFARPRRFGKTLNMDMLRVFFEISAEDTSKYFVDKAIWKCGEEYRKHQGKYPVIFLTFKDVKYDSWESTVAKIRGLLQNEFGRHQELLSSSELAEYEKAYFSKVLNGEASAVEMSEALEKLSQMLAAHYGKAPIIIIDEYDTPIQEGYSKDFYDEIIGFMRNFFSGAFKDNKNITYGFLTGILRIAQESIFSGLNNLTVNSVMDDEYDEFFGFTSSEVRKMLEYYGVADKEDELKDWYDGYLFGSTEIYNPWSVINYISRGCIPQAYWVNTGKNEVLEDVLTIATDDITERLYALLRGEKVVARIDQNVVYRSLAEDPANIYSLLLVAGYLKTPKKELQADGAYLCEVSIPNREIASVYKSEILSHLMQIGAITRTTANMIAESLYANDIKKLQKAISEYMDKSISFYDAGAEGFYHGLTLGLIALLDNQYRIKSNRESGDGRYDISLIPREKKYPGIIMELKWKSGLEEAELEKLSIDALGQIDEKRYDLELKEEGIENIIKLGIAFSGKKVVINAKQSVL